A window of Clostridium botulinum BKT015925 contains these coding sequences:
- a CDS encoding GntR family transcriptional regulator, with protein MLDKDSNTPLYIQLYNMFKEKIESGDVQAGWKLPSENELCEKYKISRSTIRQTLSELEKFGFIYKAKGKGSFVSVRPFPQDLNSLYNFSDEIKKHGKKPKYHLINLDLIIPDKTISTIMNLTYTDKVYKIQIIRKIEDEPILFETTYLPEKRFKNFENVNLNKRSLYDVLRYDYNVIFSNAKQTFYPILASNKVKEYLDASKQKPLACMNVERLSYEKENIIEYTISLVKGEKFRYTINLTN; from the coding sequence ATGTTAGATAAAGACAGTAACACACCTTTATATATTCAATTATATAATATGTTTAAAGAAAAAATAGAATCTGGAGATGTACAAGCTGGTTGGAAGCTACCCTCAGAAAATGAATTATGTGAAAAATATAAAATTAGCAGATCTACAATCCGCCAAACTTTGAGCGAACTTGAAAAATTTGGATTTATATATAAAGCAAAAGGTAAAGGTAGCTTTGTATCCGTAAGACCATTTCCCCAAGACTTAAATAGTCTTTACAATTTTTCTGATGAAATAAAAAAACATGGCAAGAAACCAAAATATCACTTAATTAACTTAGATTTAATAATTCCAGATAAAACTATATCTACTATTATGAATCTAACTTATACTGATAAAGTATACAAAATACAAATTATAAGAAAAATCGAAGATGAACCTATACTTTTTGAAACAACTTATTTACCTGAAAAAAGATTCAAAAATTTTGAAAATGTAAATTTAAATAAAAGATCTTTGTATGATGTTCTAAGATATGACTACAATGTAATTTTTTCTAACGCTAAACAAACTTTTTACCCTATTCTTGCTAGTAATAAAGTAAAAGAATACTTAGATGCTAGTAAACAAAAACCTCTAGCCTGCATGAATGTCGAAAGACTTAGCTATGAAAAAGAAAATATTATAGAATATACTATTTCTTTAGTAAAAGGAGAAAAATTTAGATATACAATTAATTTAACAAACTAA
- a CDS encoding C-GCAxxG-C-C family (seleno)protein, which yields MFIDIMKKYRDKTTYDLSCSETMIYAANEAYNLNLDEKTLKALAPFSGGMWTETTCGAISGALAVLGILFTNERAHKSEHLKELVIEFQNKFNSKLTSSKCNELKPLYRTEEHGCNSIIFIAGEILDEIILRENLKC from the coding sequence ATGTTCATAGATATTATGAAAAAATATAGAGATAAGACTACATATGATTTAAGTTGTTCTGAAACAATGATTTATGCCGCTAATGAAGCATACAATTTAAATTTAGATGAAAAAACTTTAAAGGCTTTAGCACCTTTTAGTGGTGGAATGTGGACAGAAACTACATGTGGTGCTATATCTGGAGCTTTAGCTGTTCTTGGAATATTATTTACAAATGAAAGAGCACATAAAAGTGAACATTTAAAAGAATTGGTTATTGAATTTCAAAATAAATTCAACTCAAAATTAACAAGCTCTAAATGTAATGAACTTAAACCTTTGTATAGAACTGAAGAACATGGTTGTAACTCTATAATTTTTATAGCTGGTGAAATTTTGGATGAAATTATTTTAAGAGAAAATTTAAAGTGCTGA
- a CDS encoding BCCT family transporter: MKVKKDNFIFKSSMFISLCIFIWALFFKEGFSIIINNALEWISKNLSWFYSGLMVSFFVFCIWLFFSKFRNIRLGDDNSKPEFSNISWFAMLFSAGIGIGLVFWGVSEPLMHYLHPLNMKGGTEAAKVFAFKKSFLHWGISAWACYSVLALAIAYMHFRRKKPALISSLLIPLIGEKKAKGTIGKLVDVLTIFATISGIVTSLGMGTLQINSGLNYLLGVPETKIIQITIISIITILFLISACTGVKKGIKYLSNLNMFLAVLLLVAAIIVGPFKQMITNLGSGVFNYFLALIGENNNIFLNGSWYKQWTLFYWGWWIAWAPFVAIFIARVSKGRTIKEFIAGVLCVPAGFCIIWFVVFGTIGINVSNSVANLAIQKVETAFFVIFNQYPMGFAISILAVILLFTFFVTSADSATYVLAVIASNGDNNPSNVTKIILGIIQSALTIVLLFAGGLQMVQNASILMALPFGIIMLITMIAFRKELRNNEMHGLKFESQNIKDKLKNQKYRESVYNIKSTKSRIREIES; this comes from the coding sequence ATGAAAGTAAAAAAAGATAATTTTATTTTTAAAAGTAGTATGTTTATATCTTTATGTATATTTATATGGGCGCTATTTTTCAAGGAAGGTTTTAGTATTATCATAAATAATGCTTTAGAATGGATTTCTAAGAATTTATCTTGGTTTTATTCAGGGCTTATGGTTAGTTTCTTTGTCTTTTGTATATGGTTATTTTTTAGCAAGTTTAGAAATATAAGATTAGGAGATGATAATTCAAAACCTGAATTTTCTAATATAAGTTGGTTCGCTATGCTTTTTAGTGCTGGGATAGGAATTGGCCTTGTATTTTGGGGAGTATCGGAACCATTAATGCATTATTTACATCCTCTTAATATGAAAGGTGGAACAGAGGCAGCTAAAGTATTTGCATTCAAAAAATCATTTTTACATTGGGGTATTTCAGCTTGGGCATGTTATTCAGTTTTGGCTTTAGCAATTGCATATATGCATTTTAGAAGAAAAAAACCAGCACTTATAAGTAGTCTTTTAATACCTTTAATAGGAGAAAAAAAGGCTAAGGGAACTATAGGCAAGTTAGTTGATGTTTTAACTATTTTTGCCACTATTTCTGGGATTGTGACTTCACTTGGTATGGGAACACTTCAAATTAACAGTGGTCTTAATTATTTATTAGGAGTACCTGAAACAAAAATAATTCAAATTACAATAATATCTATAATAACAATTCTATTTTTAATATCAGCATGTACTGGAGTAAAGAAGGGAATCAAATATTTATCAAATTTAAATATGTTTTTAGCAGTATTACTTTTGGTAGCAGCAATTATAGTTGGACCATTTAAACAAATGATTACAAATCTTGGAAGTGGTGTATTTAATTATTTTTTAGCTTTAATAGGTGAAAATAATAACATATTTTTAAATGGATCTTGGTATAAACAATGGACATTGTTTTATTGGGGATGGTGGATTGCTTGGGCACCTTTTGTTGCTATATTTATAGCTAGAGTATCAAAAGGCAGAACTATAAAAGAATTTATAGCAGGTGTTTTATGTGTACCAGCAGGTTTTTGTATTATATGGTTTGTTGTTTTTGGAACTATAGGAATAAATGTTTCAAATAGTGTTGCAAACCTTGCAATACAAAAGGTTGAAACGGCGTTTTTTGTTATATTTAATCAATATCCTATGGGATTTGCAATTTCAATTTTAGCAGTAATATTATTATTTACGTTTTTTGTTACTAGTGCAGATTCAGCAACCTATGTTTTAGCTGTTATTGCATCAAATGGAGATAATAATCCATCAAATGTAACAAAAATAATTTTGGGAATAATTCAATCAGCATTAACTATAGTGTTATTGTTTGCTGGTGGATTACAAATGGTACAAAATGCATCTATATTAATGGCATTACCATTTGGTATTATTATGTTAATTACAATGATTGCTTTTAGAAAAGAATTGAGAAATAATGAGATGCATGGACTAAAATTTGAATCACAAAATATAAAGGACAAATTGAAAAATCAAAAATATAGGGAAAGTGTATATAATATTAAGAGTACGAAATCTAGAATCAGAGAAATAGAATCTTAA
- a CDS encoding TrkA C-terminal domain-containing protein, with product MVRRAKTPNYIKIAVDIASRIVRNEFLEGSKITGRSTLVSIYKVSPETIRRSTALLKDLNVVTVNDKSGIIINSREAAKIFLDKFKTQSDFSSINNETYELLKQKKMIDEKIENNIKSIVEFATQLKNVENIIHFESTVEKGSIAVGKSIGELNFWHNTKATIIGVKRINEIFVSPGPYFTIQENDILVYVGQDEVLENINNYIKNSHNK from the coding sequence ATGGTAAGAAGGGCTAAAACGCCTAATTATATAAAAATTGCAGTAGACATAGCATCAAGAATTGTACGTAATGAATTTTTAGAAGGAAGTAAAATTACAGGAAGAAGTACTTTAGTTAGTATATATAAAGTATCCCCTGAAACAATACGAAGATCCACAGCTCTTTTAAAAGACTTGAATGTTGTTACTGTTAATGATAAAAGTGGAATAATCATTAATAGTCGTGAAGCTGCGAAAATCTTTCTAGATAAATTTAAAACCCAATCAGATTTTTCATCTATAAATAATGAAACATATGAACTTTTAAAACAAAAAAAGATGATTGATGAAAAAATCGAAAATAATATAAAATCTATAGTTGAATTTGCAACTCAACTTAAAAATGTTGAAAATATTATTCACTTTGAAAGTACTGTTGAAAAAGGAAGTATTGCTGTTGGGAAAAGCATAGGTGAACTGAATTTTTGGCATAATACTAAAGCTACTATTATTGGTGTTAAACGTATTAATGAAATTTTTGTTTCTCCTGGACCTTATTTCACTATTCAAGAAAATGATATATTAGTGTATGTAGGTCAAGATGAAGTTTTAGAAAATATAAATAATTACATAAAAAATTCTCATAATAAATAA
- a CDS encoding radical SAM protein: MITRILRVLLTRSFKPLVFKSNVKEQSELEMNEFGIYIHIPFCTTLCSFCPYNKEKYNEQLASKYKEALISEIEMAGKSHGRKNITSVYFGGGTPALMLEDLEDIISILKKNFNLNNNIGIELHPRDIDKYCLTKLKNIGFDMISIGIQSFNKKCLESLGREYVYGEDKVKLVSEAGFKVIDVDLIFGIKGQSREELREYFLAAFKSGATQVSTYPFIDFSYANNKNKPLGRKDKRELLDCINTISNDIYCERTSVWTFGKKNVSKYSSITRDLYIGFGPSAATLTKDVFKVNTFSVKEYIKSVKDNEKATAITMKFNKRTRALYWLFWNAYTLKLSNKEFSKLFNINLEEFFGVEFKIGEFLRLVKKVNDGYVLTKRGAYIYHLMEQRYTHEYIDKTWRITKENPWPKEIILK, encoded by the coding sequence ATGATTACAAGAATTTTAAGAGTACTATTAACACGTTCTTTTAAGCCGTTGGTGTTTAAAAGTAATGTAAAAGAACAATCAGAACTTGAAATGAATGAATTTGGTATATATATACATATACCGTTTTGTACAACATTATGTTCATTTTGTCCTTATAATAAAGAAAAATATAATGAACAATTAGCTAGTAAATATAAAGAAGCTTTAATAAGTGAAATAGAAATGGCAGGAAAAAGTCATGGTAGAAAAAATATAACTAGTGTATATTTTGGTGGAGGAACTCCAGCACTTATGTTAGAAGATTTAGAAGATATTATAAGTATACTTAAAAAAAATTTTAACTTAAATAATAATATAGGTATAGAGTTACATCCTAGAGATATAGATAAATATTGCTTAACAAAGTTAAAGAATATAGGTTTTGATATGATTAGCATAGGTATACAATCTTTTAATAAAAAGTGTCTTGAAAGTTTAGGAAGAGAATATGTTTATGGAGAAGATAAAGTTAAACTTGTATCAGAAGCTGGATTCAAAGTTATAGATGTAGATTTAATATTTGGAATTAAGGGGCAAAGCAGAGAAGAGCTTAGAGAATATTTTTTAGCTGCTTTTAAATCAGGAGCTACTCAAGTTTCAACATATCCATTTATAGATTTTTCATATGCTAATAACAAAAATAAACCTTTAGGACGAAAGGACAAGAGAGAACTTTTAGATTGTATTAATACAATTAGTAATGATATATATTGTGAAAGAACTTCAGTATGGACATTTGGAAAGAAGAATGTAAGTAAATACTCATCTATTACTAGAGATTTATATATTGGCTTTGGTCCAAGTGCGGCAACGTTAACTAAAGATGTTTTTAAGGTAAACACATTTTCCGTAAAAGAATACATAAAATCTGTTAAAGATAATGAAAAAGCTACAGCAATTACTATGAAATTTAATAAAAGGACTAGAGCTCTTTATTGGTTATTTTGGAATGCCTATACTCTAAAATTAAGTAATAAAGAATTTTCTAAATTATTTAATATAAATTTAGAAGAATTTTTTGGTGTTGAATTTAAAATTGGTGAATTCTTAAGGTTGGTTAAAAAAGTGAATGACGGATATGTATTAACTAAAAGAGGTGCATATATTTATCATTTAATGGAACAAAGATATACCCATGAATATATAGATAAAACATGGAGAATAACAAAAGAAAATCCTTGGCCAAAGGAGATTATTTTAAAATAG
- a CDS encoding radical SAM protein: MKFNNFLYLSGFGLKTIFHKLKNPILGTIILTDYCNLSCKHCAVNNINKIMYPFDDIVDEMYKMYNEGIRILFFCGGETLLWEDNDKCIRDLIVKAKQIGFFIVNIVTNGTIDLNIPEADIIFLSLDGIKNNHNLIRGDTFDKIMDNVSKAPNSNICVYMAVNNMNYMDIREVTKLVRDNPNLNSISFNLHTPYKGTEKLALTKEQKIYIAKVIKNMIKEKYPIFNLASALDYYIENKWDKPCYQCVVSENKKRYVCGRCVEIDGLCDECGYLFAVEFSLLCKGKVKVILDMFRTYLKYV, translated from the coding sequence TTGAAATTTAATAATTTTTTATATCTAAGTGGATTTGGATTAAAGACTATATTCCATAAATTAAAAAATCCTATTTTAGGTACAATCATATTAACGGATTATTGTAATTTATCGTGTAAACACTGTGCTGTAAATAACATAAATAAAATCATGTATCCTTTTGATGATATAGTTGATGAAATGTATAAAATGTATAATGAGGGAATCAGAATATTATTTTTTTGTGGTGGAGAAACATTACTTTGGGAGGATAATGATAAATGTATAAGAGATCTTATAGTAAAAGCAAAACAAATAGGATTTTTTATTGTAAATATAGTTACTAATGGAACAATTGATTTAAATATTCCTGAGGCAGATATTATATTTTTAAGTTTAGATGGAATTAAAAATAATCATAATTTAATAAGAGGAGATACATTTGATAAAATTATGGACAATGTATCTAAAGCACCGAATTCAAATATATGTGTTTATATGGCAGTTAATAATATGAATTATATGGATATAAGAGAAGTCACTAAATTAGTACGAGATAATCCCAATTTAAATTCAATTTCTTTTAATTTACATACTCCATATAAAGGTACAGAAAAGTTAGCCTTAACTAAGGAGCAAAAGATATATATAGCAAAAGTAATTAAAAATATGATTAAAGAAAAATATCCTATATTTAATTTAGCTTCTGCACTAGATTATTATATTGAAAATAAGTGGGATAAACCTTGTTATCAGTGTGTAGTATCTGAGAATAAAAAAAGATATGTTTGTGGAAGATGTGTGGAAATAGATGGACTTTGTGACGAGTGTGGCTATTTATTTGCTGTAGAATTTTCTTTGCTTTGTAAGGGGAAAGTCAAAGTTATATTAGATATGTTTAGGACTTATTTGAAATATGTTTAG
- a CDS encoding CPC_1213 family protein, translating to MSSNNKMRKTQNNKKQDGHFKKVNKKHGPAESARTIFGCDCEKPK from the coding sequence GTGTCATCAAATAATAAAATGAGAAAAACACAAAACAATAAGAAACAAGATGGTCACTTTAAAAAAGTAAATAAAAAACATGGTCCTGCTGAAAGCGCTAGAACTATATTTGGTTGCGACTGTGAAAAACCTAAATAA
- a CDS encoding DUF262 domain-containing protein, whose amino-acid sequence MPSIKLKEIFSKNDENKLVLPDFQRDFVWDKEQQKNLLASFLTYLPVGSILLLDGKKDDFANKRMCFPKETCSQKEECTYLLDGQQRITSLKSVFTDLFEDIDNWTYTWENIFKDLRNRWFIRVIPRDGEEDVFGYKDLKFKDMKAYEPSEIINYIEYKQIFKTKTRDWSNPGFTVRDETNGIISKDDINIRNFIIAKYAAKEGLIPLYTLYNTSGTKALHEYVVERIARNRIEKLKVEIDDITDYEKRRQVINSYLRNIEPTIDLLIATKDEIAIENAWSNLGAKWSRDIINYLDGILNEEIPTIELPIEEINRAVAIFESINKGGTPLDTYDLVVAKSAKDKNLESLSKRLLKYLQDQLILSDAIKSDLREIPIEWYPKYIKLINDNELTKIIKNQFLNMLGVFASSDYGDVEDIRIEHIKKNKILKLSAEEINDNTQKSVESIIRATAFLQLRCGVIDIKDIPYETMIMPIAYCVADDIIWNDKKSLDKIEYWYWACLFGGAYRERQNDQCIKDIKNLYNWIFGECENPFECYAQKVLNEIGYSDKSLLLLKDDTHKIQNAIKKALLQYILSQEPKDFIYESLYLSAWKVGSEISFNFGNINQLIRLENHHIYPLSNATKIGQSSKKIRSNKNHLLNSPLNRTYISSVSNGKINDMKPEDYFEYVSHVAQYGHCIATPIKEKFQKFDLESDEEFYERVLKDRYNEIYKSLVIELDKLQS is encoded by the coding sequence ATGCCGAGTATAAAATTAAAAGAAATTTTCAGTAAAAATGATGAAAATAAATTAGTACTTCCAGACTTTCAAAGGGATTTTGTATGGGACAAAGAGCAACAAAAAAATTTACTGGCATCATTTTTAACTTACTTGCCAGTTGGAAGTATATTACTTTTAGATGGAAAAAAAGATGATTTTGCAAATAAAAGAATGTGTTTTCCAAAAGAGACATGTTCACAAAAGGAAGAATGTACATATTTACTTGACGGACAACAAAGAATAACTAGTTTAAAAAGTGTATTTACAGATTTATTTGAGGATATAGATAATTGGACATACACTTGGGAAAATATTTTTAAAGATTTAAGAAATAGATGGTTTATAAGAGTAATACCTAGGGATGGAGAAGAAGATGTATTTGGATATAAAGATTTAAAATTTAAAGATATGAAAGCATATGAACCAAGTGAAATTATAAACTACATAGAATATAAACAAATATTTAAAACAAAGACTCGTGATTGGTCAAATCCTGGATTTACTGTAAGGGATGAAACTAATGGAATAATATCAAAAGATGATATAAACATAAGAAATTTTATTATAGCAAAATATGCGGCAAAAGAAGGACTTATTCCACTATATACTTTATATAATACAAGTGGTACCAAGGCGCTTCATGAATATGTAGTTGAAAGAATAGCTAGAAATAGAATAGAAAAATTAAAAGTAGAAATAGATGATATAACAGATTATGAAAAAAGAAGACAAGTTATTAATTCATATCTTCGAAATATTGAGCCAACTATAGATTTGCTTATTGCAACAAAAGATGAAATCGCTATAGAAAATGCCTGGTCTAATTTAGGGGCAAAATGGAGTCGGGATATAATAAATTATTTAGATGGGATACTAAATGAAGAAATTCCAACAATAGAATTACCTATCGAGGAAATTAATAGAGCAGTTGCTATTTTTGAAAGTATAAATAAAGGGGGAACTCCACTTGATACGTATGATTTAGTAGTGGCTAAATCTGCAAAAGATAAAAATTTAGAATCACTTTCAAAAAGATTATTAAAATATTTACAAGATCAACTTATTTTAAGTGATGCAATTAAAAGTGATTTACGTGAAATTCCAATTGAATGGTATCCTAAATATATAAAATTAATTAATGATAATGAGTTAACAAAAATTATAAAAAATCAGTTTCTTAATATGTTAGGTGTTTTTGCATCTTCTGATTACGGAGATGTTGAAGACATAAGAATAGAACATATTAAGAAAAATAAAATATTAAAATTAAGTGCTGAAGAAATTAATGATAATACACAAAAGAGTGTAGAATCTATAATTAGGGCTACTGCATTCCTTCAACTTAGATGTGGTGTTATAGATATTAAAGATATACCATATGAAACTATGATAATGCCTATTGCTTATTGCGTGGCTGATGATATTATATGGAATGATAAAAAAAGCTTAGATAAAATAGAATATTGGTATTGGGCATGTTTATTTGGTGGTGCTTATAGAGAAAGACAAAATGATCAATGCATTAAGGATATTAAAAATTTATATAATTGGATATTTGGAGAATGTGAAAATCCGTTTGAATGTTATGCACAGAAGGTATTAAATGAGATAGGATATTCAGATAAAAGTTTATTATTATTAAAGGATGATACTCATAAAATACAAAATGCTATAAAAAAGGCATTACTTCAATATATATTAAGTCAGGAACCAAAAGATTTTATATACGAAAGTTTATATTTATCAGCTTGGAAAGTTGGAAGTGAAATTAGCTTTAATTTTGGCAATATAAATCAATTAATAAGATTAGAAAACCATCATATTTATCCATTAAGTAATGCTACAAAAATAGGTCAATCTTCTAAAAAGATAAGAAGTAATAAAAATCATTTATTGAATAGTCCATTAAATAGAACGTATATATCTTCAGTTTCTAATGGAAAAATAAATGATATGAAGCCAGAAGACTATTTTGAATATGTTTCACATGTAGCACAATATGGTCATTGCATAGCGACTCCTATAAAAGAAAAATTTCAAAAATTTGATTTAGAATCTGATGAGGAATTTTATGAAAGAGTTCTAAAAGATAGATACAATGAAATTTATAAAAGTTTAGTTATAGAATTAGATAAATTACAATCATAA
- a CDS encoding trypsin-like serine protease has protein sequence MNNCCTLEEKIKYICEYEYKYFFNKANVIAVGLGYKVSNGFNTFKKCIKVLVGNKLPENNLNLNDIIPVCYKGLETDVVESGYLRSIKLTKRIRPVLGGYCIGPAAKIGGGSMGCVVTDNHDNYILSCNHVLVGDNEVPIGSPILQPSIFDGGKSPKDIVGSLSEFVPIKAGGENYVDCAMARILNNKNVSPSIALVGNPRGVVKAKLHEDVKKVGKTTELTTGKVTIVNATAKIQIQGKETVFKDQIGTTRMSDAGDSGSVLLNQHNYVLGLAVFDGEGITVYNSFQRVLNSMHVLLVTH, from the coding sequence ATGAATAATTGTTGTACGTTGGAAGAAAAAATAAAATATATTTGTGAATATGAATATAAATATTTTTTTAATAAAGCTAATGTAATTGCAGTAGGACTTGGATATAAAGTATCAAATGGATTTAACACTTTTAAAAAATGTATTAAAGTACTTGTAGGTAATAAATTACCCGAAAATAATTTAAATTTAAATGATATAATTCCTGTATGTTATAAAGGACTTGAAACTGATGTAGTTGAAAGTGGGTATTTGAGGTCTATAAAATTAACCAAAAGAATAAGACCAGTGCTTGGTGGGTATTGTATTGGTCCAGCAGCTAAAATTGGTGGTGGTTCAATGGGATGTGTAGTTACAGATAATCATGATAATTATATACTAAGTTGTAATCATGTTTTAGTAGGGGATAATGAAGTCCCAATAGGAAGCCCAATACTTCAACCATCTATTTTTGATGGAGGTAAATCACCTAAGGATATAGTTGGAAGTCTTTCAGAGTTTGTTCCTATTAAGGCTGGAGGAGAGAATTATGTAGACTGTGCTATGGCTAGGATACTCAATAATAAGAATGTTTCACCTAGTATTGCTTTAGTTGGAAATCCAAGAGGAGTTGTTAAAGCTAAGTTGCATGAAGATGTAAAGAAAGTAGGAAAAACAACTGAACTAACCACTGGAAAAGTAACAATAGTAAATGCTACAGCAAAAATACAGATACAGGGTAAGGAAACTGTATTTAAAGATCAAATAGGAACAACAAGAATGTCTGACGCAGGCGATTCAGGATCAGTTTTGTTAAACCAGCACAATTATGTACTTGGACTTGCCGTGTTTGATGGAGAAGGTATTACTGTATATAATAGTTTTCAAAGAGTTTTAAATTCAATGCATGTACTTCTTGTAACACACTAA
- the dndB gene encoding DNA sulfur modification protein DndB, with amino-acid sequence MDNTFFYTFPAIKGKQASRDFFVIMCPLSVLSKLFVFNDNDLPPEYRAQRIINKSRIPEIASYIVDNPNDYVFSSITASIDGQFQFLSFDENFNDKIGTLKVSMDSRLLINDGQHRRAAIENALKNSPSLGSETISVVLFIDEGLKKSQQIFADLNKHAVNVSNSIAILYDSRDPIAMFTKLLLKENDYLKHYTDKENSSLSKFSPKLFTLNSINRTNKNLLNKLNISDIKICNFAKDFWSTLCVNMKEWQFVFNKHTSPHLFRTNYINSHGVVLEALGLVGNYLYVNHPSNWRDILKNVNNINWHRSNLEDWQYRAIGPNGRIVKSAAYVKLTSNLIKIKLNLPLNKEELKLEKDCKKDG; translated from the coding sequence ATGGACAATACTTTTTTTTATACTTTTCCTGCAATTAAAGGGAAACAAGCATCTAGAGACTTTTTTGTTATCATGTGCCCCCTATCCGTATTATCTAAATTATTTGTATTTAACGATAATGATTTACCACCAGAATATAGGGCTCAACGAATTATTAATAAATCTAGAATTCCTGAAATTGCATCCTATATAGTTGATAATCCTAATGACTATGTATTTTCATCAATAACCGCATCAATTGATGGTCAATTTCAATTTTTATCATTTGATGAAAACTTCAATGATAAAATAGGCACTCTAAAAGTTTCTATGGATAGTCGCTTACTAATTAATGATGGTCAACACAGACGAGCTGCTATTGAAAATGCCCTAAAAAACTCTCCATCTTTAGGGTCTGAAACTATTTCTGTTGTTTTATTTATTGATGAAGGCTTAAAAAAAAGTCAACAAATATTCGCTGACTTAAATAAACATGCTGTTAATGTCTCAAATTCAATAGCAATTTTATATGATTCAAGAGATCCAATAGCTATGTTTACTAAATTGTTGCTTAAAGAAAATGATTACTTAAAGCATTACACTGATAAAGAAAATTCCTCTTTATCAAAATTTTCACCCAAGCTATTTACTTTGAATAGCATTAATAGAACCAATAAAAATTTATTAAATAAATTAAATATTAGCGATATTAAAATTTGCAATTTTGCAAAGGATTTTTGGAGCACTTTATGCGTAAATATGAAAGAATGGCAATTTGTGTTCAATAAACATACTAGCCCGCATCTTTTTAGAACTAATTACATAAATTCTCACGGAGTAGTTTTAGAAGCTCTAGGACTAGTTGGTAACTATTTATATGTGAATCATCCTTCAAATTGGAGAGATATTCTTAAAAATGTCAATAATATAAATTGGCATAGATCTAATTTAGAAGACTGGCAATATAGAGCTATTGGTCCAAACGGACGTATTGTCAAAAGTGCTGCTTATGTAAAATTAACTAGTAATTTAATAAAAATAAAATTAAATCTTCCTCTGAATAAAGAGGAACTAAAACTTGAAAAAGACTGTAAAAAGGACGGCTAA